One window of the Rhizorhabdus dicambivorans genome contains the following:
- a CDS encoding MFS transporter yields the protein MSPAARAEWREHWPVVVSAMVGLAACHAHVLSLGVMIGSLEKEFGWSRAEITSGLFAIALVLFPLSPVMGIAIDRFGPRRIALWGVAIYCLSVASLSLAQPAIWSWWLLWLFVACGCLFVTPTVWVSAITSLFFASRGLAFAMVLSGTGLMAFAGPMLTYVLVDHFGWRMAYVMLGGGIAAIALPILYLFFSSAKDRYRTRSPSDDGPAASLLTGKSLPEGIKSMTFARLVTAGPIMTIAFTAFVVNVVPILVSSGLTMATAAAIAGVIGVSQITGRLMAGYLVDRFNARLVGAAVVLCPMIASLMLMSIGSSVLLAAVAVFIYGLAIGAELDVLAYLASRSFGARNFGALFGVIVGFCSLGAGIGPILGSLAYDYYGSYHLLLWAIVPLCLLSSYCFFTVAPYPSFDEEQVLPAKAAE from the coding sequence ATGAGCCCCGCCGCACGCGCGGAATGGCGCGAGCATTGGCCCGTCGTGGTCAGCGCCATGGTGGGCCTCGCCGCCTGCCACGCTCATGTGTTGTCGCTGGGCGTCATGATCGGATCGCTCGAAAAGGAGTTCGGCTGGTCGCGCGCGGAGATCACGTCCGGCCTGTTCGCGATTGCGCTTGTCCTGTTTCCCTTGTCGCCCGTCATGGGCATCGCGATCGACCGGTTCGGCCCAAGGCGTATAGCCCTGTGGGGTGTCGCCATCTACTGCTTGTCGGTTGCGTCTCTGTCGCTGGCGCAGCCGGCGATCTGGAGTTGGTGGCTCTTGTGGCTATTCGTCGCTTGCGGCTGTCTGTTCGTTACGCCGACGGTCTGGGTTTCCGCGATCACCAGCCTGTTCTTCGCGAGCCGGGGCCTTGCCTTCGCCATGGTGCTCAGCGGCACCGGGCTGATGGCCTTCGCCGGTCCGATGCTGACTTATGTTCTCGTCGACCATTTCGGCTGGCGTATGGCCTATGTGATGCTGGGTGGGGGCATCGCCGCGATTGCGCTTCCGATCCTCTACCTCTTCTTTTCCAGCGCCAAGGATCGCTATCGCACGAGATCGCCATCCGACGATGGACCCGCCGCGTCACTCCTGACCGGGAAGTCGCTTCCGGAGGGCATAAAGTCGATGACCTTCGCCAGGCTGGTCACCGCCGGCCCGATCATGACGATCGCCTTTACCGCCTTCGTGGTCAATGTGGTGCCGATTTTGGTATCGTCGGGTCTTACCATGGCCACAGCTGCTGCCATCGCGGGCGTCATCGGTGTCTCGCAGATAACCGGGCGGCTGATGGCGGGGTATCTCGTTGACCGTTTCAACGCGCGCCTTGTCGGTGCGGCAGTCGTCCTATGCCCCATGATCGCCAGCCTGATGCTGATGTCGATCGGAAGCTCCGTGCTGTTGGCTGCGGTCGCGGTCTTCATCTATGGCCTGGCGATCGGCGCCGAACTCGATGTCCTGGCCTATTTGGCGTCGCGGTCTTTCGGCGCCCGCAACTTTGGCGCCCTCTTCGGCGTGATCGTAGGCTTCTGCTCGCTGGGCGCGGGTATCGGCCCCATCCTGGGCAGCCTGGCCTATGACTATTACGGCTCCTATCATCTGCTGCTGTGGGCGATCGTGCCGCTCTGCCTCTTGAGCAGCTACTGCTTTTTCACCGTTGCCCCCTATCCGAGCTTCGACGAGGAACAGGTCTTGCCGGCGAAAGCCGCAGAATAG
- a CDS encoding MmgE/PrpD family protein gives MPPTDVMLRNKSNSSRPTIDFLADFAFDLSLDAVPPAVARQAPLSILDTVGCIVSGARNEDAIRIADVEIGSSRVGAARVVGRRERLTAEAACRINAFSGDIFELNDLTGGHSGIAVVPAALALGQEEGISGRVLLEAVISGVECIARLSKAIEGQTDAFRSGTVGLGVMYTLGAAAASAKILGLDREQTRQALRIGAAMGPWCPTEIHFRDGGTVKPLFFGSMPGSTGITAARYAQAGMTGPAGILDSDMGFLTTIAPNWDPTAVRGDLGWFLAQPRRKLHACCGRIHSAIDIAIEMRLSGAPFHQARRVQVSVGPQSFPLISKGGRLPSSPNEARFNLEYCVALAMLGADLITPKDSEEVRAHLTREALRELIAKIEVVSDPNRAGFYDARIAMIDNDERQYVVEASTARGSCGNPLSDEDVLAKFRHLTVPLLGSEVIDRYIQQMGRLADADEVSWVIEEVADV, from the coding sequence ATGCCTCCTACCGACGTGATGCTTCGCAATAAATCGAATAGCAGCAGGCCGACGATCGACTTTCTGGCCGACTTCGCCTTCGATCTTTCGCTCGACGCCGTCCCTCCGGCTGTCGCGCGCCAGGCGCCGCTTTCCATCCTCGACACTGTAGGCTGCATCGTTTCCGGCGCTCGCAACGAAGACGCCATACGCATCGCTGACGTCGAGATTGGATCAAGCAGGGTGGGGGCCGCCCGGGTGGTCGGACGGCGCGAGCGCCTGACTGCCGAGGCCGCTTGCCGCATCAACGCCTTCTCGGGCGATATTTTCGAGCTCAATGACCTTACCGGCGGCCATTCCGGCATCGCCGTAGTGCCTGCCGCGTTGGCGCTTGGGCAAGAGGAGGGGATAAGTGGCCGGGTTCTGCTAGAGGCGGTGATCAGCGGGGTCGAATGCATCGCCCGACTGAGCAAGGCTATTGAGGGCCAAACCGACGCATTCCGATCCGGGACCGTGGGGCTGGGCGTGATGTACACGCTCGGCGCGGCGGCTGCGTCCGCCAAAATTCTTGGGTTGGATCGCGAGCAGACACGGCAGGCGCTGCGTATCGGCGCCGCAATGGGTCCCTGGTGTCCGACAGAGATACATTTCCGCGATGGAGGCACGGTAAAGCCCCTCTTTTTCGGATCGATGCCAGGCAGCACCGGCATCACCGCTGCGCGGTACGCACAGGCGGGCATGACCGGACCAGCCGGTATTCTGGACAGCGATATGGGCTTTCTCACGACTATCGCACCGAACTGGGATCCGACGGCCGTGCGGGGGGACTTGGGCTGGTTCCTGGCCCAGCCGAGGCGCAAGCTACATGCCTGCTGTGGGCGGATCCATTCGGCGATAGACATTGCCATCGAGATGCGGCTCTCCGGAGCACCGTTTCATCAGGCGCGGCGTGTGCAGGTCTCGGTCGGCCCACAAAGTTTCCCGTTGATCTCGAAGGGAGGGCGGCTGCCCTCTTCGCCGAACGAAGCGCGTTTCAACTTGGAGTACTGCGTTGCGCTTGCGATGCTAGGCGCTGACTTGATCACGCCCAAGGACAGCGAGGAGGTTAGGGCGCATCTCACCCGGGAAGCGTTGAGAGAATTGATAGCCAAGATCGAAGTCGTCAGCGATCCCAACCGGGCCGGCTTTTACGACGCCCGGATCGCCATGATTGACAACGACGAACGGCAGTATGTCGTCGAGGCTTCCACGGCGCGAGGGTCCTGCGGCAACCCGCTTTCCGATGAGGATGTGCTAGCCAAATTCCGGCATCTTACGGTGCCCCTGTTGGGCTCGGAAGTGATCGATCGCTATATCCAACAAATGGGCCGGCTCGCCGATGCGGACGAGGTGTCCTGGGTAATAGAAGAGGTTGCCGATGTGTGA
- a CDS encoding cytochrome P450 → MEDLALDALPAEGLDVSDPSIFAQNLQGPIFERLRREDPVHYCSKSPYGPYWSVTRYKDIIEVDSNHGAFSSAGATSLDEVRAKGVSADATPIGGFLSMDPPGHGAQRKIVTPALAPSNLVKFQDLIRERTRGVLGTLPIGEEFDWAKTVSVELTMLMLATLLGFPSEGRLRLKRWSDIIAGVPGDGVVESWEQRDQELKEMARTFLMLRDERRAQEPASDLLSIMAHSPEGQALSDMEFASNVSILIVGGNDTTRNSMSATVMSFHENPGEWAKLKANPAMIDSAVSEIIRCHTPIMSQGRRATQDYELGGKTIRKGDKVMMWYISGNRDETAIRDADRFIIDRQNPRHHLSFGFGIHRCLGNRLADMQLRILLEEILAQGWSRIEVTQPPQFAQSSSVRGVRSLPVRIHP, encoded by the coding sequence ATGGAAGATTTGGCGCTTGATGCCCTGCCAGCGGAGGGCCTCGATGTCAGCGATCCGTCGATCTTCGCTCAGAATCTACAGGGCCCGATCTTCGAGCGCCTCCGGCGTGAGGATCCGGTACATTATTGCTCTAAGAGCCCCTACGGACCCTACTGGTCGGTGACACGATACAAGGACATTATTGAGGTTGACAGCAACCACGGCGCCTTCTCCTCCGCGGGAGCCACGTCTCTAGACGAGGTCCGGGCGAAGGGCGTGAGCGCCGATGCCACGCCGATCGGCGGTTTCCTGAGCATGGATCCGCCCGGTCACGGCGCGCAGCGAAAGATCGTCACGCCTGCATTGGCGCCGAGCAATCTCGTCAAGTTCCAGGATCTCATTCGCGAAAGGACGCGCGGCGTGCTCGGCACGTTGCCTATCGGCGAGGAGTTCGACTGGGCGAAGACTGTCTCGGTGGAGCTGACGATGTTGATGCTCGCCACGCTTCTCGGCTTCCCGTCGGAAGGACGGCTGCGGCTCAAGCGCTGGTCCGACATCATCGCTGGCGTGCCTGGTGACGGAGTGGTCGAGTCCTGGGAGCAACGCGATCAAGAACTGAAAGAGATGGCGCGGACCTTCCTGATGCTCCGAGACGAGAGGAGGGCGCAGGAGCCTGCCTCCGACCTGCTCTCCATCATGGCGCACTCGCCCGAGGGGCAGGCGCTGAGCGACATGGAGTTCGCTTCTAACGTTTCCATCCTGATCGTGGGCGGCAACGACACCACGCGCAACAGCATGTCGGCGACGGTGATGTCGTTCCACGAAAATCCGGGAGAATGGGCGAAGCTCAAGGCCAATCCGGCCATGATCGATAGCGCCGTCTCCGAGATCATCCGTTGCCATACGCCCATCATGTCGCAGGGTCGGCGCGCCACACAGGACTACGAACTCGGCGGCAAGACGATCCGCAAAGGCGACAAGGTCATGATGTGGTACATCTCGGGCAACCGTGACGAGACCGCCATTCGCGATGCGGACAGGTTTATCATCGATCGGCAAAATCCGCGGCACCACCTTTCCTTCGGCTTCGGCATCCACCGTTGCCTCGGCAACCGCCTCGCCGACATGCAACTGCGCATTCTGCTCGAGGAGATCCTTGCCCAGGGCTGGTCCAGGATCGAGGTCACCCAACCCCCGCAGTTCGCGCAATCCAGCAGTGTCCGGGGGGTGCGCAGCCTTCCGGTCCGTATCCACCCCTAG
- a CDS encoding 2Fe-2S iron-sulfur cluster-binding protein: MPKVTYIEASGAEHFVDAPTGLSAMEVAIDNSIPGIDGDCGGQAACATCHVFVDEAWSEEVGGPSAHEAQMLELAEGAQQNSRLACQINFRSDWDGLVLRMPAAQF, translated from the coding sequence ATGCCCAAAGTCACTTATATCGAAGCGAGCGGAGCTGAGCACTTCGTCGACGCCCCGACCGGCCTGTCCGCGATGGAAGTCGCCATCGACAATAGCATCCCCGGGATCGATGGTGATTGCGGCGGCCAGGCGGCATGCGCGACCTGCCATGTCTTCGTCGACGAGGCGTGGAGCGAGGAGGTGGGCGGGCCAAGCGCGCACGAGGCGCAGATGCTCGAACTCGCGGAAGGGGCGCAGCAGAACAGCAGGCTGGCCTGCCAGATCAACTTCCGGTCTGACTGGGACGGGTTGGTCCTGCGCATGCCCGCGGCCCAATTCTGA
- a CDS encoding Zn-dependent alcohol dehydrogenase — protein MKAAVLNALDGTFQVEEIEIGEPIGREVLVEVKASGLCHSDHNYAVTNFGMQLPAVLGHELAGVVQAVGPDVTDFAVGDHVVGSLLQFCGRCEDCLDGRSYQCSHPEETRRGADDGARLTRQGAAVTQGFGMGAFAERALLHENQLAKVPVELPFPQASLLGCGTCTGAGAAINTAGVRPGDTVVVVGIGGVGLNVVSGAALAGASRIIAIDIQPKKLELAAKFGATDFIDSTNCDPIAAVRELVPGGVDHAFEVVGMKVTSEQIIKMVRKGGTAYMIGMHSLEKPIEINVTTDLLRSQVSIRGVTMGSSNIKRDIPLYAQLYLQGKLNLDDLISREINIAEINEAYEELLQGEIARSVITSF, from the coding sequence ATGAAAGCAGCGGTTCTCAACGCCCTGGACGGTACATTCCAAGTTGAGGAAATCGAGATTGGCGAGCCGATAGGCCGGGAAGTCCTGGTTGAGGTCAAAGCTTCAGGTCTCTGCCATTCTGATCACAATTACGCGGTCACGAACTTCGGCATGCAACTCCCAGCGGTTCTCGGCCATGAGCTGGCTGGAGTGGTTCAGGCTGTGGGTCCCGATGTGACGGACTTCGCGGTCGGCGATCATGTGGTCGGATCACTCCTGCAGTTTTGCGGTCGTTGCGAGGATTGCCTCGACGGACGCTCCTACCAGTGCTCCCATCCCGAGGAGACGCGACGCGGAGCGGATGACGGAGCTCGGTTGACGCGTCAGGGGGCGGCGGTCACCCAGGGCTTCGGCATGGGAGCGTTCGCCGAGCGGGCACTCCTCCACGAGAACCAGCTCGCGAAAGTTCCTGTGGAGCTCCCGTTCCCGCAGGCATCGCTGCTCGGCTGCGGCACCTGCACGGGAGCGGGCGCCGCCATCAACACCGCCGGCGTACGGCCGGGCGATACAGTCGTGGTTGTGGGCATTGGCGGCGTCGGACTGAACGTCGTGTCCGGCGCCGCGCTCGCCGGAGCCTCCCGCATCATCGCAATCGACATCCAGCCAAAGAAGCTCGAGCTCGCGGCGAAGTTCGGCGCCACGGACTTCATCGACTCGACCAACTGCGATCCCATAGCTGCAGTGCGTGAACTGGTCCCCGGTGGTGTCGATCACGCCTTCGAAGTCGTGGGCATGAAGGTCACTTCGGAACAGATCATCAAGATGGTCCGCAAGGGCGGCACCGCCTATATGATTGGGATGCATTCCCTCGAGAAGCCGATCGAGATCAATGTCACGACCGACCTGCTCAGAAGCCAGGTCTCCATCCGGGGCGTGACGATGGGATCGAGCAACATCAAGCGGGACATCCCGCTCTACGCCCAGCTGTACCTGCAGGGGAAGCTCAACCTGGACGATCTGATCTCGCGGGAGATCAATATCGCCGAGATCAACGAGGCTTATGAGGAGCTGCTCCAAGGCGAGATCGCTCGCTCCGTCATCACCTCGTTCTGA
- a CDS encoding ABC transporter permease — MTVARFNARGVWAIYRFEMQRFGRTLWTGLAVPAITTSLYFIVFGSAIGSRMGAIDGVGYAAFIVPGLMMLSLFNESIFNASFGIHMPRFTGTIYELLSAPLSAFETVLGYVGAAASKAVIVALVILATANIFIDVHIAHPVLMLAYLLLVATTFCLFGFIVGIWAKGFEQLQIIPLLVVTPLTFLGGVFYSIDMLPQPWRTLTLFNPVVYLINGFRWTFFGTADVDMAVSLGMTGLFLAICLALVWLIFRTGYRLKA; from the coding sequence ATGACGGTGGCGCGCTTCAACGCCCGTGGCGTCTGGGCGATCTACCGCTTCGAGATGCAGCGCTTCGGCCGGACCCTGTGGACGGGGCTCGCGGTGCCGGCGATCACCACCTCGCTATACTTCATCGTGTTCGGATCGGCGATCGGATCGCGCATGGGGGCGATCGACGGGGTCGGCTATGCCGCCTTCATCGTCCCCGGGCTGATGATGCTGTCGCTGTTCAACGAGAGCATTTTCAACGCTTCCTTCGGCATCCACATGCCGCGCTTCACCGGCACCATCTACGAGCTGCTGTCGGCACCGCTGTCCGCATTCGAGACGGTGCTGGGCTATGTGGGCGCAGCGGCCAGCAAGGCGGTGATCGTCGCGCTGGTGATCCTGGCGACGGCCAATATCTTCATCGACGTGCATATCGCCCACCCGGTGCTGATGCTGGCCTATCTGCTGCTGGTGGCCACCACCTTCTGCCTGTTCGGCTTCATCGTCGGCATCTGGGCCAAGGGGTTCGAGCAGTTGCAGATCATCCCGCTGCTGGTGGTGACCCCGCTCACCTTCCTCGGCGGGGTCTTCTATTCGATCGACATGCTGCCCCAGCCGTGGCGGACGCTGACCCTGTTCAATCCCGTTGTCTACCTGATCAACGGCTTCCGCTGGACCTTCTTCGGGACGGCCGATGTGGACATGGCGGTGAGCCTGGGCATGACCGGCCTGTTCCTGGCTATCTGCCTCGCTCTGGTATGGCTGATCTTCCGGACCGGCTACCGCCTGAAAGCCTGA
- a CDS encoding ABC transporter ATP-binding protein, which yields MPPIISISGLEKRYASGFRALKGVSLDIGRGEIFALLGPNGAGKTTLISIVCGLVNASGGTVRIDGHDIVRDYRAARSMIGLVPQELHTDAFESVRATVSFSRGLFGRAPNPTFIEKLLRDLSLWDKRDTKIKELSGGMKRRVMIAKALSHEPDILFLDEPTAGVDVELRRDMWELVGRLRDSGVTIILTTHYIEEAEEMADRVGVISQGELILVEGKTDLMQKLGRKELTLHLVEPMTAVPPELADWKLEIEDGGHQLRYRFDAKAERTGIPSLLARMRDLNIGFTDLNTSQSSLEDIFVSLVSDRRTA from the coding sequence GTGCCGCCGATCATTTCCATTTCGGGCCTGGAGAAGCGCTATGCTTCGGGCTTCCGGGCGCTCAAGGGCGTCAGCCTCGACATCGGGCGGGGCGAGATATTCGCGCTGCTCGGGCCGAACGGCGCGGGCAAGACCACGCTGATCAGCATCGTCTGCGGCCTCGTCAATGCCAGCGGCGGAACGGTGCGCATCGATGGACACGACATCGTCCGTGACTATCGCGCGGCGCGATCGATGATCGGGCTGGTGCCCCAGGAACTCCACACCGACGCGTTCGAATCGGTGCGGGCGACGGTAAGCTTCAGCCGGGGCCTGTTCGGTCGCGCACCCAACCCGACCTTCATCGAGAAGCTGCTCCGCGATCTGTCGCTGTGGGACAAGCGCGACACAAAGATCAAGGAACTGTCGGGCGGCATGAAGCGCCGGGTGATGATCGCCAAGGCGCTGTCGCACGAGCCCGACATCCTGTTCCTCGACGAACCGACCGCCGGTGTGGATGTCGAGCTGCGCCGCGACATGTGGGAACTGGTCGGCCGCCTGCGGGACAGTGGCGTCACCATCATCCTGACCACCCATTATATCGAGGAGGCCGAGGAGATGGCCGATCGGGTCGGCGTGATCAGCCAGGGCGAGCTGATCCTGGTCGAGGGCAAGACCGACTTGATGCAGAAGCTCGGCAGAAAGGAACTGACCTTGCATCTTGTCGAGCCCATGACGGCGGTTCCTCCCGAACTGGCCGACTGGAAGCTGGAGATCGAGGATGGCGGCCACCAGCTCCGCTATCGTTTCGACGCCAAGGCGGAACGCACCGGCATTCCGTCGCTGCTGGCCAGGATGCGAGATCTGAATATCGGCTTCACCGATCTCAACACCAGCCAGAGCTCGCTGGAGGACATCTTCGTGAGCCTGGTCAGCGACCGGAGGACGGCATGA
- a CDS encoding glutathione binding-like protein: MIDLYYWGTPNGHKITIFLEEAGLDYRVHIVDIGKGEQFEPDFLKIAPNNRIPAIVDDAPAGGGAPVSLFESGAILLYLAEKTGRFIPADIHGRADVLQWLFWQMGGLGPMAGQNHHFNIYAPEKIPYAIDRYVKETARLYGVLDRRLADRAFVAGDDYSIADMASYPWVVPHERQGQKLEDFPNLKRWFDAIAARPATQRAYAVWDRYKDLPQASEEERRRNLFGAQPATV, from the coding sequence GTGATCGATCTCTATTATTGGGGCACGCCCAACGGCCATAAGATCACCATCTTCCTGGAAGAGGCGGGGCTCGATTACCGGGTCCATATCGTCGATATCGGCAAGGGCGAGCAGTTCGAGCCCGATTTCCTGAAGATTGCTCCCAACAACCGCATTCCCGCCATCGTCGATGATGCACCGGCCGGCGGCGGTGCGCCGGTTTCTCTGTTCGAATCGGGCGCCATCCTGCTCTATCTGGCCGAGAAGACCGGGCGGTTCATTCCCGCAGACATCCATGGCCGGGCCGACGTGCTGCAATGGCTGTTCTGGCAGATGGGCGGCCTGGGGCCGATGGCCGGCCAGAACCATCATTTCAATATCTACGCGCCGGAGAAGATCCCCTACGCGATCGACCGCTATGTGAAGGAGACGGCACGGCTCTACGGCGTGCTCGATCGGCGGCTGGCGGACCGCGCCTTCGTGGCGGGGGACGATTATTCGATCGCCGACATGGCCAGCTATCCCTGGGTCGTCCCCCACGAACGGCAGGGCCAGAAGCTCGAGGACTTCCCGAACCTCAAGCGCTGGTTCGATGCGATCGCGGCGCGGCCGGCGACCCAGCGCGCCTATGCGGTGTGGGATCGTTACAAGGATCTGCCCCAGGCCAGCGAGGAAGAGCGCCGCCGCAACCTGTTCGGAGCCCAGCCTGCCACGGTCTGA
- a CDS encoding DUF885 domain-containing protein — protein MDRREFIGSAGLALLAAALPRVAQAAEVGNENDKRLAAMVEGFFQRQLDESPEYVTSLGLDKGTRAASKGRLDSYTKAEQARVLAEDKASLAALRKLDRAALSPGQQLNYDVVVYIFEQVTKGGSKYPYGRSGGYFVPYSICQLSGPHYGIPDFLDSQHVIETKADAEAYVSRLREFARVLDEATRFQQDDVRFGAFAPDFCLDLTMSQLRALRGKPAAATVLVESVVRRTKAKGIAGDWGAEAEKIVSGDVFPALDRQIALVAGLRKAATHDAGCWRLPKGDEYYADALINATTANFTPEEVHQMGLDQVAEISAQIDAILKKQGMTRGGVGERLTALNKDPKQLYPNTDEGRAKLIGYINELVKVIEAKLPQAFASLPKAALEVKRVPPFIQDGAPNGYYNSAALDGSRGAIYYINLKDTAEWPRYGLPSLTYHEGVPGHHLQLSLAQEAKDLPMLRRNAPFGAYIEGWALYAEQLADELGVYAKNPLGRAGFLQSFLFRAVRLVVDSGIHHKKWSREQATAYMVEKTGFAEGRSQREIDRYCVWPGQACSYKVGHMSWMRARDKAKALQGAKFDLRQFHEVLLEGALPLTILENLVESRAKA, from the coding sequence ATGGACAGACGTGAATTCATCGGCTCGGCGGGGCTTGCCCTGCTGGCGGCGGCGCTGCCGCGCGTGGCGCAGGCGGCGGAGGTCGGCAACGAAAACGACAAGCGCCTCGCGGCGATGGTCGAGGGTTTCTTCCAGCGCCAGCTCGACGAAAGCCCGGAATATGTGACCTCGCTCGGCCTCGACAAGGGCACCCGCGCCGCGAGCAAGGGCCGGCTCGACAGCTATACCAAGGCCGAGCAGGCGCGCGTCCTCGCCGAGGACAAGGCTTCGCTCGCCGCGCTCCGCAAGCTCGATCGGGCCGCGCTCTCTCCCGGGCAGCAGCTCAACTATGACGTCGTGGTCTATATCTTCGAGCAGGTCACCAAGGGCGGCAGCAAATATCCCTATGGCCGTTCAGGCGGCTATTTCGTCCCCTATTCGATCTGCCAGCTCAGCGGGCCGCATTACGGCATTCCCGACTTCCTCGATTCGCAGCATGTGATCGAGACGAAGGCCGATGCCGAGGCCTATGTCTCCCGCCTGCGCGAGTTCGCCCGGGTCCTTGATGAGGCAACCCGTTTCCAGCAGGACGATGTCCGCTTCGGCGCCTTCGCCCCCGATTTCTGCCTCGACCTGACGATGAGCCAGCTGCGCGCGCTGCGCGGCAAGCCTGCGGCGGCGACGGTGCTGGTCGAATCGGTGGTTCGCCGGACCAAGGCCAAGGGTATCGCCGGAGACTGGGGCGCCGAGGCCGAGAAGATCGTGTCCGGGGACGTGTTTCCCGCGCTCGACCGGCAGATCGCGCTCGTGGCGGGCCTGCGCAAGGCGGCGACCCATGATGCCGGCTGCTGGCGCCTGCCCAAGGGCGACGAATATTATGCCGACGCGCTGATCAACGCGACGACGGCGAACTTCACGCCGGAGGAGGTCCACCAGATGGGCCTCGACCAGGTCGCCGAGATATCGGCGCAGATCGACGCGATCCTCAAGAAGCAGGGGATGACCAGGGGTGGAGTCGGCGAGCGGCTGACCGCGCTCAACAAGGATCCGAAGCAGCTCTATCCCAACACCGACGAGGGTCGCGCCAAGCTGATCGGCTATATCAACGAGCTGGTGAAGGTGATCGAGGCAAAGCTGCCGCAGGCCTTCGCAAGCCTTCCCAAGGCGGCGCTGGAGGTGAAGCGCGTGCCGCCCTTCATCCAGGATGGAGCGCCCAACGGCTATTACAACTCGGCCGCGCTCGATGGCTCGCGCGGAGCCATCTACTATATCAACCTGAAAGATACGGCCGAGTGGCCGCGCTACGGCCTGCCGAGCCTGACCTATCATGAGGGCGTGCCCGGCCATCATCTCCAGCTCAGCCTGGCGCAGGAGGCGAAGGACCTGCCGATGCTGCGCCGGAACGCACCGTTCGGTGCCTATATCGAGGGCTGGGCGCTCTATGCCGAGCAGCTGGCCGACGAGCTGGGCGTCTATGCGAAGAATCCGCTCGGCCGCGCCGGTTTCCTCCAGAGCTTCCTGTTCCGGGCGGTGCGCCTCGTCGTCGACAGCGGCATCCACCACAAGAAATGGAGCCGCGAGCAGGCCACCGCCTATATGGTCGAAAAGACCGGCTTCGCCGAAGGCCGTTCGCAGCGCGAGATCGACCGCTACTGCGTCTGGCCGGGCCAGGCGTGCAGCTACAAGGTCGGCCATATGAGCTGGATGAGGGCGCGCGATAAGGCGAAGGCGCTCCAGGGCGCGAAGTTCGATCTGCGCCAGTTCCACGAGGTGCTGCTGGAAGGCGCGCTGCCGCTGACCATCCTAGAAAATCTGGTCGAGAGCCGGGCGAAGGCCTAG
- the mscL gene encoding large conductance mechanosensitive channel protein MscL produces MLNDFKAFINKGNVVDLAVAVIIGAAFGRIVTSLTDDLIMPVIGYVTGGLDFSSHFLRLGAIPADFKGSVTSYADLKSAGVPLIGFGQFITVAVNFLIVAFIVFLLVRAIQRVEHKKDETPAAPPAPPEDVVLLREILAELKKKG; encoded by the coding sequence ATGCTCAATGATTTCAAGGCCTTCATCAACAAAGGCAATGTCGTCGATCTCGCCGTGGCGGTGATCATCGGCGCCGCGTTCGGGCGGATCGTGACGTCCTTGACCGACGATCTGATCATGCCGGTGATCGGTTATGTTACAGGCGGCCTCGATTTCTCGAGCCACTTTCTGCGTCTCGGTGCGATCCCCGCCGACTTCAAGGGTTCGGTGACGAGCTATGCTGATCTCAAATCGGCCGGGGTGCCGCTGATCGGCTTCGGCCAGTTCATCACCGTCGCCGTGAACTTCCTGATCGTCGCCTTCATCGTCTTCCTGCTCGTGCGCGCGATCCAACGGGTCGAGCACAAGAAGGACGAGACGCCAGCCGCTCCGCCGGCGCCGCCCGAAGATGTCGTGCTGCTGCGCGAGATACTGGCCGAGCTCAAGAAGAAGGGGTGA
- a CDS encoding LemA family protein codes for MTMDRRFSAALLAPVAAIAVSGCGINSVPTAQEETKAKWADVQAQYQRRADLIPNLVNTVKGYAAQEKSVLTEVTDARARATSIQLSGADLQDPAKVKAFADAQAQLSGSLGRLLAVSENYPELKSSAQFLALQSQIEGTENRIAIARRDYNESVRAYNVLIRTFPTAIGAKVFHGAQPMQPFEASAGSEKAPEVKF; via the coding sequence ATGACCATGGACCGACGTTTCTCCGCCGCCCTTCTCGCCCCTGTCGCCGCGATCGCCGTTTCCGGCTGCGGCATCAACAGCGTGCCGACCGCGCAGGAGGAGACCAAGGCGAAATGGGCCGACGTTCAGGCGCAATATCAGCGCCGTGCCGACCTGATCCCCAATCTGGTCAACACGGTGAAGGGATATGCGGCGCAGGAGAAATCGGTGCTGACCGAGGTGACCGACGCCCGCGCTCGTGCGACCAGCATCCAGCTTTCCGGCGCCGACCTTCAGGATCCCGCCAAGGTCAAGGCCTTCGCCGACGCGCAGGCGCAGCTTTCGGGCTCGCTCGGACGCCTCCTCGCGGTGTCGGAAAATTATCCCGAGCTCAAGTCGAGCGCCCAGTTCCTCGCGCTGCAGAGCCAGATCGAGGGCACCGAGAACCGCATCGCCATCGCCCGGCGCGATTACAACGAGTCGGTGCGCGCCTATAACGTCCTGATCCGCACCTTCCCAACCGCGATCGGCGCCAAGGTCTTCCACGGCGCCCAGCCGATGCAGCCGTTCGAGGCGAGCGCGGGATCGGAAAAGGCTCCGGAGGTGAAGTTCTGA